One segment of Salvelinus alpinus chromosome 1, SLU_Salpinus.1, whole genome shotgun sequence DNA contains the following:
- the LOC139580528 gene encoding globoside alpha-1,3-N-acetylgalactosaminyltransferase 1-like: MRFIKPCVLLVIAGIFFLLGDVYFSFFSERINRRTDVVSVTPWLAPIVWEGTFDPVLIDKIYKPMNLTIATTVFAVGKYVRFLQDFLETAEKHFMVGFHVRYYVFTDHPHDVPSVNLSQGRHLSVIQVPGSNRWQEISARRMEFIQTTIERQIRREADYIFCLDVDSKFHARWGSESLGRLVAVIHPGYYEQTRDRFPYERRPASTAYIPMDEGDYYYGGAMIGGFVEDVYTLTKVCRTRFEEDAGNSIEAAWQEESHLNRYLLYNKPSKVLSPEYLWQDFKAKTKEVKVIRFSGVIKNYAEVRPNV, from the exons GGATGTCTACTTCAGCTTCTTCTCTGAAAGAATCAACAG ACGTACTGATGTGGTGTCAGTGACCCCGTGGTTGGCACCCATCGTCTGGGAAGGCACCTTTGACCCTGTGCTAATCGACAAGATCTACAAGCCCATGAACCTCACCATAGCAACCACTGTGTTTGCCGTTGGAAA ATACGTCAGATTTCTCCAAGATTTTCTGGAGACAGCAGAGAAGCACTTCATGGTCGGCTTCCACGTACGCTACTATGttttcactgatcatccccacgATGTTCCTTCAGTGAACCTGTCTCAGGGGAGACATTTGAGTGTGATCCAGGTCCCGGGTTCCAACCGCTGGCAGGAGATATCAGCCCGGAGGATGGAGTTCATCCAGACCACCATCGAACGTCAGATCAGAAGGGAGGCCGACTACATCTTCTGTCTGGACGTAGACAGCAAGTTCCACGCTCGCTGGGGGTCCGAGTCTCTAGGAAGGCTGGTTGCTGTGATACACCCAGGCTACTACGAGCAGACGCGTGACCGCTTCCCGTACGAACGGCGTCCAGCCTCGACTGCCTACATCCCCATGGATGAGGGAGACTACTACTATGGTGGGGCTATGATCGGAGGGTTCGTGGAAGATGTGTACACACTAACAAAGGTATGTCGGACCCGGTTTGAGGAGGATGCGGGGAATTCCATCGAGGCTGCCTGGCAGGAGGAGAGCCACCTCAACAGGTACCTGCTCTACAACAAGCCCAGCAAGGTGTTGTCTCCAGAGTACCTGTGGCAGGACTTCAAGGCAAAAACCAAAGAGGTCAAAGTCATTCGCTTTTCAGGGGTCATTAAAAACTATGCTGAAGTTCGTCCCAATGTATAA